A portion of the Paenibacillus marchantiae genome contains these proteins:
- a CDS encoding carbohydrate ABC transporter permease translates to MQQDKTWGNRIFDILNHGFLLLIGIVTVIPFIYILAVSFTSPHEVAKGGFILFPKEFSLAAYRYIFSTDTLIRSLGVSIYITVIGTLLNLLFTSLMAYPLSRRYLRGRQPILLGVLFTMLFSGGMIPTYFVVKSLHLTDTLWSLMLPTAISAFNLIVLKNFFQAIPDELEDAAKIDGCNDVGVLFRIVLPLSMPAMATFSLFYAVAHWNSFFNAVIYINDSEKWPVQVWLREIVILAQSRIGDTSIEETEIQPLTIRMAVIVFSTIPIMLVYPFLQKHFAKGVMLGSVKG, encoded by the coding sequence ATGCAACAGGATAAAACGTGGGGCAACCGGATCTTTGATATCCTCAATCATGGTTTTCTACTTTTGATCGGAATCGTGACCGTTATCCCGTTCATTTATATTTTGGCCGTCTCGTTTACGAGTCCGCATGAAGTGGCTAAGGGAGGATTCATTCTTTTTCCGAAAGAATTCTCCCTCGCTGCTTACCGTTACATTTTCTCTACAGACACATTGATTCGCAGTCTGGGTGTATCCATTTATATCACTGTAATCGGAACACTGCTTAACCTGTTGTTCACTTCGCTTATGGCGTATCCGCTTTCCAGAAGATACTTGCGTGGACGCCAGCCGATCTTGCTGGGTGTACTGTTCACCATGCTGTTCAGCGGTGGGATGATTCCAACCTACTTTGTCGTAAAATCATTGCACCTGACGGATACATTATGGTCTTTGATGCTGCCTACAGCGATTAGTGCGTTCAACCTGATCGTACTTAAGAACTTCTTCCAAGCCATTCCGGATGAACTGGAGGATGCCGCCAAAATCGATGGATGTAACGATGTGGGCGTATTGTTCCGTATTGTTCTGCCTTTGTCGATGCCAGCAATGGCTACATTCTCTCTCTTTTACGCGGTGGCTCATTGGAACAGCTTCTTCAACGCGGTCATTTATATCAACGATAGTGAAAAGTGGCCCGTACAAGTGTGGCTGCGTGAGATTGTCATCCTGGCTCAGAGCCGGATCGGGGATACCAGTATCGAAGAGACCGAGATTCAGCCGCTCACCATACGCATGGCCGTTATCGTGTTCTCCACGATTCCAATCATGCTGGTGTATCCATTCCTGCAAAAACACTTTGCCAAAGGAGTGATGCTGGGATCGGTAAAAGGTTGA
- a CDS encoding ABC transporter permease, with the protein MKAETAARTRPATRSDKNLLWRDIIKNRWLYIMLIPGVLYFVIFKYIPMYGITMAFQDYTPYKGILGSDWVGFKHFQRFFGEPQFWTLFRNTFLLAIYNMVFFFPLPIVLALMMNEVRRERFKRFVQTLVYVPHFVSWVVVVGVFYMLFTTEGGAINELLYNLTGQKVAFLLEPGWFRTMIVGQSIWKEVGWGTIIFLAALSGVDTQLYEAARMDGANRWRQTWHITLPAIRSTIIILLILRLGNFLDTGFEQIFLMLTPTNRDVGEVFDTYVYTKGLTQAQYSYSAAVGLFKSVVGLALVLGANTMAKKFGEEGVY; encoded by the coding sequence ATGAAAGCCGAAACGGCGGCTCGGACACGACCCGCTACCCGCAGTGACAAAAACCTGCTGTGGAGGGACATCATTAAAAACCGGTGGCTCTATATTATGTTGATACCGGGCGTGCTTTACTTTGTTATTTTCAAATACATACCCATGTACGGTATTACGATGGCTTTTCAGGATTACACGCCTTACAAGGGCATTCTGGGCAGCGACTGGGTAGGGTTTAAGCACTTCCAGCGTTTCTTCGGGGAACCGCAGTTCTGGACTTTGTTCCGGAATACGTTTTTGCTAGCGATTTATAATATGGTGTTCTTCTTCCCGCTGCCAATTGTATTGGCACTCATGATGAATGAAGTTCGCCGTGAACGATTCAAACGCTTTGTACAGACGCTGGTATATGTTCCGCACTTTGTATCCTGGGTTGTTGTGGTTGGTGTGTTCTACATGCTGTTCACAACCGAGGGCGGCGCTATTAACGAATTACTTTATAACCTGACGGGACAAAAAGTGGCTTTCCTGCTTGAGCCCGGCTGGTTTCGAACGATGATTGTTGGACAATCCATCTGGAAAGAGGTAGGTTGGGGCACGATTATTTTCCTAGCGGCACTCTCCGGTGTAGATACACAGCTCTATGAAGCTGCACGGATGGATGGTGCCAATCGCTGGCGTCAGACATGGCATATTACGTTGCCTGCCATCCGCAGTACAATCATTATTTTGCTCATTCTGCGTCTGGGTAACTTCCTGGATACAGGCTTTGAACAGATCTTCCTGATGCTCACGCCGACGAACCGGGATGTGGGTGAGGTATTTGATACCTACGTCTACACCAAGGGTCTCACACAGGCACAGTACAGTTATAGTGCTGCTGTTGGTTTGTTCAAGTCGGTGGTCGGACTGGCACTTGTACTGGGTGCCAACACGATGGCCAAAAAATTCGGGGAGGAAGGCGTCTACTAA